The Halorubrum salinarum region TACTGTCGGCAAGCAGTGAAACAACGAATGGACCACAATCCCGAGAAAGACTTCCAAAGCTTTGCAGATCGCTATTGGCTCCCGAAAACAGAGGCCGCGTCTCGAACAGTGCCGTACCATTTTTCGTATCGAGTCCGAATCGCGATTGAGTTATTACTTAAGGAACATGGCGGTTGGCCATATTCGTTCTCGACCTTACAACGACGGCTGGAGACTGCCCTTGAACTGTCTCCAGAACTGTCCAACGACGCAACCTCGTTACACGGACTACGTGCCACAGCAGCGTCGTACCATGCAGGAAGAGGCTTGGATCTCCCCGCACTCCGAGCAATGTTCGGTTGGGAAGACATCACGACTGCACGTCAATATCTGAATGTCGATGGAGCGATGACCCGGCGAGCGCTGGACAGTATTCATCAGTAAATCTGGACCCACTGATGACCGGGAACCAAGTGTAGCGCTAATTCAGTAGTTATTCCATCGGCCCTACGTCCCCAAGATGAGCGTATTTTTCAGCAACCTTTTCGAAGTACGCTTCCGTCATAATTCGAGGATTCGACACCCGATGAAAATCATCAAGAACGAACTGCATTTCCTCCTCATCCAGCCCATATGCGTGGAACACGGCCGCATCGACTTCGGCTTGTAGTTCACGCCGAGTCTCCATATCCGTCGCCGGCTCAATCCCGCCGAGTCGCTCACGCATCTCAGCAAACTCCTCACCATAACAGTTGAGCTTCGCCGCTCGATCAGCGATGTAGTGGAACCAGTCGTCGCCGTCAGTGAGACGAGGAGCCTGTGACTCCTCAAACTTGTACTTCGAGGCGTGGGAATCGACCTTTGTCCGCATCAAGAAATCGAACGGGATACTGTTGATCAGCCCAAGTGCGACGAAAAGCTCCTTATCAGAAAAAACACGGTCGTAAGCACTGTGCATCGGGAATTCCGAAAGGTCGTCCTTGGTAGGGTTTGCTTCGAATGGCCGAACCGTGTACAGCGTATGGACGACGACTCCACCCGGTGGGATTACAGCCGCAATGAGCGTCCGTTCGTCGGTTGCACGAGCGACTTCACGGAGCACAAGCCGGTATTCAGAACTATGGAGACGGATGTCCTCCAAAGAAAGTTCGGGGCGGTCGAATTCTTCTGTTAGCAACCGATTGACGAATCGCTTCTGCGAACCTGCCGGGAGATGGCAGAACTCAGGGTCATCAGCGAACTTGTTGTAGATAGCCTTCTTCAGGCTGATCGCATCGTCCCGGGCACGGAAGTTCTTCTCTCGAACGCGACGCTTCGCGCTCAGCTCCTCGTTATCTTCATCGACACTCCACAAAGAGATGGGTTTGAGATCGTCGACGTAAGTCGACTCATAACAGAATTGGTGAATGTTCTTTCCCTGATAGACCGGATAATCCCCTTTGGATTCGTCTTCGATGAATCTATCCCGATCTCGTCCTCGATCCAGTTCCTTGTACAAGACCGTTCGCCAAGCACCTTCAATTTCAGTCGCCAATGGTGGTGTCTGGAGAATTTTATCCAGCACTGAAACCTCCTGCTGGTCCTCGATGTTGGGGAAAATTCGAGCTCCAGGAGAATACTCTTTGAGGATTCGCGCTGGAATTTCTAGAGCTACATCGTCAATTGACCGAAGAACATCAACGGAAGTCTGATGAAAGATTCCGTGGACAGTATCAGTACTTCCCTCTGTTCGGAGCGTAACGATACCGAAGTTATACCTAGTGTCTATATCGGAGAAGATACCGCGATTTTCAAATCCGATGATACTCTGAATCTCAGACTCTTCCAATGCATGTACTCGCAAATCCTTTCCAGCGGCGGCATTGAAGAACGGACCTGGAAGCAACTGTGAAACATAACCACCGTCTCTGACGATATCATAGACTCGCTCAAAGAACAGTAGGGACAGGTCGTTCGTCCGTGCAACCTGTTGTCCTTCTACGCTTGGTGTCTGGTACTCGTATTCTCCACTCTGGTTGATATAGGTCGCTTGGCGTTCCTTGTCACGCTGGAACTTCTCCCATTCGGCAGCGATTTCAGGGTTCTTTAAGAGTTCCTCTACCTTCTTGTCCTTTTCACCTGGTGGGCGGCTACGAAACTCAGTATCGTACTTTGGGAAGAAGTCCGTCCGGTATGGCTTCAGCTCATCCCACGGTGGGTTCCCAATGATGACATCAAAGCCACCTTCCCGATAGACTGTCGCGAACTCGAGCACCCAATGAAACGGTGAGAACTCCTCTAATTTCTCAAGAGAAATATCCTCGTCGACAAGTTCGTTGAACTGATCGCGGATCTTCTCATTAAGCTCCTCGCTGTGGGTGTCGATTTTTCTTTCAGCCATTTTACGGGCATTCTGCGCTTCACGGGCAGAATCCGCAGCTCGATGGCGATCCTGTTCCTGGATGACATCCTCATAGAGATCTTTGACTGCAGTTCCGACACCCCAATTCGAGAGTGACGCGTCGCCAGCATCTTCCCTTGCGACTTCTTGGAGCTCAGTGAACCCGATCAGCGAGTTACCCTGACGGATGTTAAAATCAATATTTGGGAGGGGTTCGACCTCGTTCGGTTCGTCCTCGATATCAGCGACCATCGACAGCCACAGGCGTAGTTTACAGATTTCGACTGCCCCGTCTTCGATATCGACTCCATAGAGATTGTGAAGGATGATAGAACGCTTTGCGAAAAGTGAGACCCCTCCATGTCCCTCTTCTATTCTCTCCAATTCTTCACGGCTACGACTCTCCAACTCCCAGCCTTGCCCTTCAGCTTCGAGCCGCTGGAAATACTCAATGCATTGCATCAACTGATCGTCTCGCTATTGGCTGTTTTCGACTTTATTTACGATTGCCGGTGAAATACGAGCTGCTTCTTACACTCTATTCAACAAGTGTATTGACCAGTTCAGTCGAAAGCCACCCTCATATCCATCATTTTCATATGAGTAAAGCAACTTTCAGGTGGTATGACTCTCCAGCAGATCACCGCATCCGATATCGCGGGCTGGGACTCTTTACACGATATAGCGAACTCCTTTGAAAAACGCGGGCTCAAACCACGCCCGAAACTTGGGGGCGATAACGAACTTGTAGTCCAGCTTGATGATGACGAATTCATCGTCATTGTCAATGCTGGCCCCGGTGAGACTGCCACGGACTTCAAACCGGAAAATCGCTCACGGCATACCAACCTTGTTGCCACCAACGATTTCGAGACCTTCACCTTCATTACGCGAGTCCGAAGCTGGGAGGGGCAGCAGCACGGTCGAATTAAGCATCAAAAGATTTCGTTCTCGAAGGAGCAGTTCACGCGGGACAGTGGAGAGAAGAACACTATTCTCCAAAAGCTGAACTCGATCGAGTACGGTTCCTCTGCTGCGATATACGATACGCTCTACGATACGCAACAGGTCGTCAAGGAGTTCTATGAACAGTTCGAGGAACTCCGGACAGATCTCATTCAAGAGGTTACAGGCATCCCTGACGATCGTGGTGATGCGAAGCAACGATATGTGCAGGTCATTCTTGACCGAATGATCTTCCTATACTTCATCCAGGAAAAACGCCTTCTTGATCGGAACCCGAATTACCTTCACGAACAGCCGAATGAAGTCGTTGACGAGGGCGGTGACCACTACGAAGAGTTCTACGAACCGCTCTTCTTCGAATACCTCGCAGAAGACAAACAGAACCCTGACTTCGGTAGTCTTCCGTACCTGAACGGTGGCTTGTTCGCAAAGAATCCTGTCGAAGAGGAGTTTGAGGACGCGAAATTAGGTGGCTCTGCCGAGGAAACGAACGGGCTCTTCGATGATATCCTCGACTTCCTCTCCGACTGGAATTGGAACGTCGACGAACGACTCGACATCGTCGATCCCAAGAACCTCTCCCCGGCGATCTTGGGCCACATCTTCGAACAAACGGTCAATCAGAAGGAGATGGGGGCGTACTACACACCGGAAGAGATCACGGGGTTCATGGCCCGCCGAACGATCCATCCGTATCTGCTCGATCAACTCAACGAGGCTGTGGACGCAGACTACGACGAGATTGACAATGTGTTCGGATTCCCCGTGCCCGAGGCAGATAGTAGCGCAGAAGCTGTTGCCGATGGCGGAACCATAACTCAGCAAGTTCCAACGGAAAATGTCCAGACCAGCCATGTGGAGACTCTCTACCACGACATTCTGAAGGAAGCACACATTCTCGATCCCGCCGTAGGAAGTGGCGCCTTCCTGCTCGCCGCACAGGAGGTGCTGATGGACCTATACATGCAATGCATTGAGTATTTCCAGCGGCTCGAAGCTGAAGGGCAAGGCTGGGAGCTAGAATCCAGAACGCGAGAAGAGATAGAGGAAATCGAGTCGGGGAAAGGCTCCTCATCACTGTACGCAAAGCGAACGGTCATCCTCAACAATTTGTACGGAGTCGATATCGACGAAGGTGCTGTTGAGATTTGCAAGCTCAGACTCTGGTTGTCGATGGTCGCTGATATCGAGGATGAACCGAGTGAGGTGGAGCCGCTCCCCAATATCGATTTCAACGTACGGCAAGGGAACAGCCTAATCGGCCAACTCGATACCGACATCGAGAGTAACGAAGACGGAGACAGCGATCTCGATTCTTGGGAGGTGAAAACTCGCTTTGAGGACGTGAAAGAGGCCATCAAGAAGCACAAGAAAGCGGAGACCAGTGTTGAAGCTCAAGAATGGCGGAAAGAAGCAGAAGTTAGAATTGAGGAACACCGGGACAAATTTGACGAAATCCTACGGCGAGAATTCCAAGACGCTGGCTTTGATGACATAACGATCGAGGGGATTCGGGAGTGGTCCCCATTCCACTGGCCGTTGGAGTTCGCCGACGTCTTCGAGAAAGGTGGATTCGACGTGTTCATCGGGAATCCACCGTGGGACATGCTCTACGCGAATCGCGACGACTTCTTCATCCGCTACGATGAGCAGTTCCGTACCTATCCGTCGGAGGAAAAGGACGGTGTGATGGAAGACCTCCTCTCAAACCCAGAAGTTGCGTGGGAATGGGAGGACTACAAGGAGTCGATGGAAACTCAGGCAGACTTCTTCACGCAGGGAGATGTCTATAAGCTCCAATCTCCGGTGGTGGGGGGTCGAACGATGCCGACAAAGAACGAACTTTCAGCTCTTTTTCTTGAGCGGGTCTTCAGACTCTCCAGAGACGGCGTGAAGGTGAGTCTGCTCCTCCCCGGTACTATCTTCGGGGGAGTAATGGGGAAAGACCTCCGAATGCATCTGCTGGACCATACGGACGTGGAGAATCTCATCGGGTTCGAGAACAAGGGTATCTTTGAGGCCATCGACGATAGATACCGGTTCGCGATTCTGACGTTCGAATATGGGGGGAAGACATCAGCTCTTCGGGGGATATTCAACCAACGTGACATGGATATAGTCTACAGGATCGAAGATGAGGCAGTCAACATTCCGCGCGACGTACTCGTCAGTTATTCTCCAGAAGGGGGAATCTTCCCATCCATCACCTCGCAGATCGAAGTAAGCGTCTTGGAGAAGGTAGTTGAGCAGCCTTCCTTGGGTGAAGATTTAGAGGAGGCTTGGACAGTTGATATGCTCACTAAGGAGTTCGTTGAATCGACTGATAAGGATAGGCTCCTGACATCGCCGGAGGAGGCCGACTATCCCGTCTATGGCGGCAAAAATATTCATCAGTTTCAGTACGATAATACCCACACAGATGCGTTAGATGGACCGCAGTACTGGAGTCGGGGGATGTACGATCCACCGAATAGTGCTCAGTACCGTGTTCGAGAGAAGAAATTCAACAGGGGTAATCTCAAACGGGCAATCTACGACGCCTTTGGAGGTTCAGAAACGAGGAAGTCTCAAGTTCAATTCGTAGATGAACTACTCGAAGAACACCGTAGTCACGGACTTGAGGAAGAAGATGTCCTGCTCGATTGCACTGAATACCGAATCGGCATTCGAGACGTTTCTCGATCCCGGGACGAGCGGACGATAATAGCTACGGTACTTCCGAAGGACGTCATCTGTCTCCACACCATTAACACGTTCAAGCCGTTCGCTATTGAACCGGAAGAGGAACACCTCACAGAGTCCCCACTTCGGTCACCCTACGTCCGGCGATTTACGGATCAAGAACTCTTCGTGGCAACGGGACTCCTGAACAGCATTGCGTTCGATTTCCTGATGCGAACTAAAGTCGAGACGCACATCATCAAGCGCGAACTGCTGGAATCCCAGCTACCACGGCTCACCGACGGAGATGATTGGTTCCATTATATCGCTGAACGAGCTGCCCGATTGAACTGTTACGGGAAAGAATTCAAAGAAATGCGTGAGCGACTCGGCGGAATCGAGGCAGCGGTAGAAAACCAAGAACGCAGAGAATTACAGGCTGAAATCGACGCGGCCGCATTCCACGCGTATGGCCTGGAACGTCGTGACGTGAAGTTTGTCCTCGACGACTTCCATCGCGTTGAGAGTCCGAAGCTGATGGACGAGATGTACTTCGATCTGGTCTTGGAGAAATATGATTTAGTGGATCAGAAGGGGCCCCTACCGTAGCTCCCGAATCACTGTCCGACAACCCCCCAGCATACGAGCTTCGCTTGTACATCACTCTCTCCCATTAGTTTCGTCTGGTATTCAGTAGAGGCTTCGACGTTCTCTTCCAAGAACTCCTCAAGCTGACTGAGGAACTCCCCGGTCGGCCACTCTGGGAAAGAGTCGTACTGCTCGTTCTGGCGAAAGATTTCCCGTAGAATTCGGTCTTCATCCGTGTTCGCCAGCTTTACCTCCTGCAGCCGCGCTTCGATGTCGGTAGCCCATTCTCCTATCGTTTCAAACTCTTCAACAGGAGCCGGCTCATCACCGTGATTCGGCTGAACGTAGTGACTGATGAAATCGAGGATCGTCTCTTGTTCCTTCGAGAAGGCCTCTCCCTGTTTGAAAGCACCCTCAACTTGGCCCTCTCGAATCACCTCAAGACGCTCGTCAAGCACTGCTTGAATTTCACCACGGTTCGATAACACCGTATCTGGATGCCCGGTAAT contains the following coding sequences:
- a CDS encoding site-specific integrase — protein: MSDTQRRLETRAAILLGGRLGLRPGETTHLSTSWIDPERQMIQIPKQEDCTKGRDGGICGYCRQAVKQRMDHNPEKDFQSFADRYWLPKTEAASRTVPYHFSYRVRIAIELLLKEHGGWPYSFSTLQRRLETALELSPELSNDATSLHGLRATAASYHAGRGLDLPALRAMFGWEDITTARQYLNVDGAMTRRALDSIHQ
- a CDS encoding Eco57I restriction-modification methylase domain-containing protein, which produces MQCIEYFQRLEAEGQGWELESRSREELERIEEGHGGVSLFAKRSIILHNLYGVDIEDGAVEICKLRLWLSMVADIEDEPNEVEPLPNIDFNIRQGNSLIGFTELQEVAREDAGDASLSNWGVGTAVKDLYEDVIQEQDRHRAADSAREAQNARKMAERKIDTHSEELNEKIRDQFNELVDEDISLEKLEEFSPFHWVLEFATVYREGGFDVIIGNPPWDELKPYRTDFFPKYDTEFRSRPPGEKDKKVEELLKNPEIAAEWEKFQRDKERQATYINQSGEYEYQTPSVEGQQVARTNDLSLLFFERVYDIVRDGGYVSQLLPGPFFNAAAGKDLRVHALEESEIQSIIGFENRGIFSDIDTRYNFGIVTLRTEGSTDTVHGIFHQTSVDVLRSIDDVALEIPARILKEYSPGARIFPNIEDQQEVSVLDKILQTPPLATEIEGAWRTVLYKELDRGRDRDRFIEDESKGDYPVYQGKNIHQFCYESTYVDDLKPISLWSVDEDNEELSAKRRVREKNFRARDDAISLKKAIYNKFADDPEFCHLPAGSQKRFVNRLLTEEFDRPELSLEDIRLHSSEYRLVLREVARATDERTLIAAVIPPGGVVVHTLYTVRPFEANPTKDDLSEFPMHSAYDRVFSDKELFVALGLINSIPFDFLMRTKVDSHASKYKFEESQAPRLTDGDDWFHYIADRAAKLNCYGEEFAEMRERLGGIEPATDMETRRELQAEVDAAVFHAYGLDEEEMQFVLDDFHRVSNPRIMTEAYFEKVAEKYAHLGDVGPME
- a CDS encoding Eco57I restriction-modification methylase domain-containing protein, whose amino-acid sequence is MTLQQITASDIAGWDSLHDIANSFEKRGLKPRPKLGGDNELVVQLDDDEFIVIVNAGPGETATDFKPENRSRHTNLVATNDFETFTFITRVRSWEGQQHGRIKHQKISFSKEQFTRDSGEKNTILQKLNSIEYGSSAAIYDTLYDTQQVVKEFYEQFEELRTDLIQEVTGIPDDRGDAKQRYVQVILDRMIFLYFIQEKRLLDRNPNYLHEQPNEVVDEGGDHYEEFYEPLFFEYLAEDKQNPDFGSLPYLNGGLFAKNPVEEEFEDAKLGGSAEETNGLFDDILDFLSDWNWNVDERLDIVDPKNLSPAILGHIFEQTVNQKEMGAYYTPEEITGFMARRTIHPYLLDQLNEAVDADYDEIDNVFGFPVPEADSSAEAVADGGTITQQVPTENVQTSHVETLYHDILKEAHILDPAVGSGAFLLAAQEVLMDLYMQCIEYFQRLEAEGQGWELESRTREEIEEIESGKGSSSLYAKRTVILNNLYGVDIDEGAVEICKLRLWLSMVADIEDEPSEVEPLPNIDFNVRQGNSLIGQLDTDIESNEDGDSDLDSWEVKTRFEDVKEAIKKHKKAETSVEAQEWRKEAEVRIEEHRDKFDEILRREFQDAGFDDITIEGIREWSPFHWPLEFADVFEKGGFDVFIGNPPWDMLYANRDDFFIRYDEQFRTYPSEEKDGVMEDLLSNPEVAWEWEDYKESMETQADFFTQGDVYKLQSPVVGGRTMPTKNELSALFLERVFRLSRDGVKVSLLLPGTIFGGVMGKDLRMHLLDHTDVENLIGFENKGIFEAIDDRYRFAILTFEYGGKTSALRGIFNQRDMDIVYRIEDEAVNIPRDVLVSYSPEGGIFPSITSQIEVSVLEKVVEQPSLGEDLEEAWTVDMLTKEFVESTDKDRLLTSPEEADYPVYGGKNIHQFQYDNTHTDALDGPQYWSRGMYDPPNSAQYRVREKKFNRGNLKRAIYDAFGGSETRKSQVQFVDELLEEHRSHGLEEEDVLLDCTEYRIGIRDVSRSRDERTIIATVLPKDVICLHTINTFKPFAIEPEEEHLTESPLRSPYVRRFTDQELFVATGLLNSIAFDFLMRTKVETHIIKRELLESQLPRLTDGDDWFHYIAERAARLNCYGKEFKEMRERLGGIEAAVENQERRELQAEIDAAAFHAYGLERRDVKFVLDDFHRVESPKLMDEMYFDLVLEKYDLVDQKGPLP